One region of Malania oleifera isolate guangnan ecotype guangnan chromosome 6, ASM2987363v1, whole genome shotgun sequence genomic DNA includes:
- the LOC131157803 gene encoding kunitz trypsin inhibitor 5-like, protein MKTSFLLLPFLLFAFAAKPSPAAAAEAAPAGVLDTNGKELHSGTEYYILPVVRGRGGGLTLAATGNGSCPLSVVQDQHEVSHGFPLTFSPVNPKKAVVRLSTDHNIKFSAATTCVQSTVWKLDGKDESTGEFFVTVGGVEGNPGRETLTSWFKIEKYDDDYKLRFCPTVCDFCKVICRDVGIYVDEDGRRRLVLSDAPFKIMFKKA, encoded by the coding sequence ATGAAAACATCTTTCCTACTTCTCCCCTTCCTTCTCTTTGCTTTCGCAGCAAAACCTTCGCCGGCGGCAGCAGCCGAGGCCGCACCCGCTGGGGTGCTAGACACCAATGGAAAGGAGCTCCATTCGGGAACCGAATACTATATCCTGCCGGTTGTCCGCGGGAGAGGCGGCGGCCTCACCCTTGCTGCCACCGGGAACGGCAGCTGCCCGCTTTCCGTGGTACAAGACCAACACGAGGTCTCCCACGGATTTCCTTTGACATTTTCACCGGTCAACCCGAAGAAAGCCGTGGTTCGTTTGTCGACGGATCACAACATCAAGTTCTCGGCAGCGACAACGTGCGTGCAGTCCACCGTGTGGAAGCTCGACGGCAAGGATGAGTCGACAGGAGAGTTCTTCGTCACCGTTGGTGGGGTTGAAGGAAATCCTGGGCGCGAAACCTTGACCAGCTGGTTTAAGATTGAGAAGTATGATGATGACTATAAGCTTCGTTTCTGTCCGACGGTTTGCGATTTCTGCAAGGTTATATGCAGAGATGTGGGCATATATGTTGACGAGGATGGAAGGAGACGCTTGGTTTTGAGCGATGCGCCGTTTAAGATCATGTTCAAGAAGGCTTGA